Proteins found in one Pontibacter sp. SGAir0037 genomic segment:
- a CDS encoding valine--tRNA ligase → MSISTKYNPKEVEKKWYESWMQRGFFRSKPNPKKEPYTIVIPPPNVTGVLHMGHMLNNTIQDVLIRRARMQGKEACWVPGTDHASIATEAKVVAMLKERGIEKKDLTREEFMTYAWEWKEKYGGIILEQLKKLGASCDWDRTRFTMEDDLSAAVTEVFVDLYRKGQIYRGVRMVNWDPQGKTALSDEEVIPKDTMAKMYHLPYEVVQEEASAEPAYITVATSRPETIMADVAVAVNPNDERYTHLHGKSVRIPLLGKEIPVILDEYVAIDFGTGALKVTPAHDLNDYELGQKHKLQIIDILNDDGTLNERAQLYVGQDRFAARRNIVKDLQEAGLLVKIEEYQSVLQTSERTGAVIEPRLSMQWWCKMDAMAKPALESVMEDQIKLHPPKFKNMYRAWMDNIRDWCISRQLWWGQQIPAYYLPDGTFVVATTKEEALELARKESGNGQLQLDDLRQDEDVLDTWFSSWLWPISVFDGFKDPDNKDILYYYPTNDLVTAPEILFFWVARMIMAGYEFRKEPPFRNVYLTGIVRDAQGRKMSKSLGNSPDPLDLIDQYGADGVRTGMLFSSQAGNDLFFDEKLIEQGRNFSNKIWNAFRLIKGWEVEESLPHRNETAIRWFESRFQEAFIQIEDHFSKFRISDALLTAYKLVWDDFCSNYLEMIKPAYQQPIDKQTIDATVGFLENVLKVLHPFMPFLTEEIWHELKERKDKEFLIVSAWPKKDKFDKAIIGKMESVLNIVGAIRNIRNSKNIPNNKALHLSIKVMSGADYEQFLPVIRKLANIEEVSLVQESLEGTISFVEAGDEFFIPMEGNIDVAAERERLQKELEYTRGFLTSVQKKLSNERFVSGAPEAVIANERKKQADAEAKIHAIEQSLASL, encoded by the coding sequence ATGTCGATTTCAACAAAATATAACCCTAAAGAAGTAGAGAAGAAGTGGTACGAAAGCTGGATGCAGCGCGGCTTCTTCCGTTCTAAGCCTAACCCGAAAAAAGAGCCTTATACCATTGTCATTCCGCCGCCAAACGTAACAGGCGTGCTGCACATGGGCCACATGCTGAACAACACGATTCAGGATGTGCTTATTCGCAGGGCAAGAATGCAGGGCAAAGAAGCTTGCTGGGTACCGGGCACCGACCATGCTTCTATTGCCACAGAGGCAAAGGTGGTGGCGATGTTGAAAGAGCGGGGCATCGAGAAAAAAGACCTGACCCGCGAAGAGTTTATGACCTACGCCTGGGAATGGAAAGAAAAGTATGGCGGCATTATCCTGGAACAGCTGAAAAAGCTGGGTGCTTCCTGCGACTGGGACCGCACTCGTTTTACCATGGAAGATGATCTTTCGGCTGCTGTAACCGAAGTGTTTGTGGACCTGTACCGCAAAGGCCAGATCTACCGGGGCGTGCGCATGGTAAACTGGGACCCACAAGGAAAAACGGCTCTTTCAGATGAAGAGGTAATTCCGAAAGATACCATGGCGAAAATGTATCACCTGCCGTACGAGGTGGTACAGGAAGAGGCTTCGGCGGAGCCTGCCTATATTACCGTAGCTACTTCCCGCCCCGAAACCATTATGGCCGACGTGGCCGTGGCAGTAAACCCGAATGATGAGCGCTATACCCATTTGCATGGCAAGAGTGTGCGTATTCCATTGCTGGGCAAAGAAATTCCAGTTATCCTGGATGAGTATGTAGCCATTGATTTTGGCACTGGTGCTCTTAAAGTAACACCTGCACACGACCTCAACGACTATGAACTGGGCCAAAAGCATAAGCTGCAGATTATTGATATCCTGAACGATGATGGAACGCTGAATGAGCGGGCACAGCTGTATGTGGGGCAGGATCGCTTTGCGGCACGCCGTAATATTGTAAAAGACCTGCAAGAAGCCGGTTTACTGGTGAAAATAGAAGAGTACCAGAGCGTACTGCAGACATCGGAGCGTACAGGGGCTGTGATAGAACCGCGCCTGTCGATGCAGTGGTGGTGCAAGATGGATGCCATGGCCAAGCCAGCCCTGGAATCTGTGATGGAAGACCAGATAAAGCTGCATCCACCCAAGTTCAAGAACATGTACCGTGCCTGGATGGATAACATCCGCGACTGGTGTATTTCGCGCCAGCTGTGGTGGGGGCAGCAGATACCTGCCTATTACCTGCCCGACGGTACTTTTGTAGTAGCTACAACCAAAGAAGAAGCACTGGAACTTGCCCGTAAGGAAAGTGGCAATGGGCAGCTGCAGTTAGATGACCTGCGCCAGGATGAGGACGTGCTGGATACCTGGTTCTCTTCGTGGCTGTGGCCAATCTCTGTTTTCGATGGTTTTAAAGATCCTGACAACAAGGATATACTTTATTATTATCCGACAAACGATCTGGTAACGGCACCTGAGATCCTGTTCTTCTGGGTGGCACGTATGATTATGGCAGGCTATGAGTTCCGTAAGGAGCCGCCTTTCCGCAATGTATACCTGACGGGTATCGTGCGCGATGCGCAGGGCCGTAAAATGTCTAAGTCGCTGGGTAACTCACCGGATCCGCTTGACCTGATCGACCAATACGGTGCGGATGGTGTGCGTACAGGTATGCTATTCAGTTCGCAGGCTGGTAACGACCTCTTCTTTGATGAGAAGCTGATTGAGCAGGGGCGTAACTTCAGTAATAAGATCTGGAACGCGTTCCGCCTGATAAAAGGCTGGGAAGTAGAGGAGAGCCTGCCGCATCGGAATGAAACAGCTATCCGGTGGTTCGAATCTCGTTTCCAGGAGGCGTTTATTCAGATTGAAGATCATTTCAGCAAATTCCGTATTTCGGATGCCTTGCTTACGGCTTATAAACTGGTGTGGGACGATTTCTGCTCTAATTACCTGGAGATGATTAAGCCTGCTTACCAGCAGCCTATCGACAAGCAAACGATAGATGCGACGGTTGGCTTCCTGGAGAACGTGCTGAAGGTATTGCATCCTTTCATGCCATTCCTGACAGAAGAAATCTGGCACGAGCTGAAAGAGCGCAAGGACAAGGAATTCCTGATTGTATCGGCATGGCCTAAGAAAGACAAGTTCGATAAGGCTATTATTGGAAAAATGGAGAGTGTGCTGAATATCGTAGGTGCTATCCGTAATATTCGTAACTCCAAAAATATCCCGAATAACAAAGCACTGCATCTTTCTATTAAAGTGATGAGTGGAGCCGATTATGAGCAGTTCCTGCCTGTGATCCGCAAGCTGGCTAACATTGAGGAGGTAAGCCTGGTACAGGAAAGCTTAGAAGGGACCATCAGCTTTGTAGAGGCAGGCGACGAGTTCTTTATTCCGATGGAAGGAAACATAGACGTAGCAGCCGAACGTGAGCGTTTGCAGAAGGAACTGGAGTATACCAGGGGCTTCCTAACATCCGTGCAGAAAAAGCTGAGCAACGAACGCTTTGTAAGCGGTGCCCCTGAGGCGGTCATCGCCAATGAGCGTAAAAAGCAAGCCGATGCTGAGGCAAAGATTCATGCTATTGAGCAGAGCCTGGCATCACTGTAG
- a CDS encoding NeuD/PglB/VioB family sugar acetyltransferase: MQNPVIILGADKLGTAALDIFNSNSVVVYCFLDDSKNLQEQEINNVSVMSNTEDGEFLKLIGKKCDVFVAVEDSAARKGLIKMLKEEYKVVPVNAIHRFSSVSEHAWLGHGNMIAAGAVVNNNSKIGNYTLIQSGAVVDTKAEIGDYVQVGAGAIVNSEVVVEEGAFIGTGAVIVAGVKIGKNARVGAGSVVVADVPAKATVFGNPAAPVK, from the coding sequence ATGCAAAATCCTGTCATAATACTTGGTGCCGATAAATTGGGCACCGCAGCACTCGATATCTTTAACAGTAACAGTGTAGTGGTTTACTGCTTCCTCGACGATAGCAAGAATTTGCAGGAGCAGGAAATTAACAATGTGTCGGTGATGAGCAACACAGAAGACGGCGAATTTCTGAAGCTGATCGGCAAGAAGTGCGATGTATTTGTGGCGGTGGAAGATTCTGCCGCACGCAAAGGCCTTATTAAAATGCTGAAGGAGGAGTATAAAGTGGTGCCGGTAAATGCCATTCACCGCTTCAGTTCTGTATCGGAACATGCCTGGCTGGGCCACGGCAACATGATTGCTGCCGGTGCCGTGGTAAACAATAATAGCAAGATCGGTAACTATACCCTGATCCAGTCCGGGGCTGTTGTTGATACAAAGGCCGAGATCGGCGACTATGTGCAGGTTGGGGCAGGTGCCATTGTAAACTCAGAAGTGGTAGTGGAAGAAGGAGCTTTTATCGGTACTGGTGCAGTAATTGTAGCGGGCGTTAAGATAGGTAAAAATGCCCGTGTAGGTGCTGGTTCTGTGGTAGTAGCCGACGTGCCGGCCAAAGCAACCGTATTCGGTAACCCGGCAGCTCCTGTAAAATAA
- a CDS encoding 4Fe-4S binding protein: MAIMITDECINCGACEPECPNTAIYEGGMEWTWGGGTALSEVEIDGGEIIPGDAPQTPISDEFYYIVSDKCTECMGFHEEPQCAAVCPVDCCVDDPDYRESEEELLAKKDWLHQAS; this comes from the coding sequence ATGGCGATAATGATCACTGATGAATGTATTAACTGTGGCGCCTGCGAACCGGAATGCCCTAATACTGCTATTTATGAAGGCGGTATGGAGTGGACCTGGGGTGGCGGTACAGCACTTTCTGAAGTAGAGATCGACGGTGGCGAAATCATACCTGGTGATGCTCCTCAGACTCCTATTTCAGATGAGTTCTACTACATTGTATCAGATAAATGTACAGAATGTATGGGTTTCCATGAGGAACCTCAGTGTGCTGCTGTCTGCCCGGTAGATTGTTGCGTGGATGACCCCGACTACCGTGAATCAGAAGAGGAGCTATTAGCGAAGAAAGACTGGCTACACCAGGCCAGCTAA
- a CDS encoding rhodanese-related sulfurtransferase yields the protein MNKPYSILLYYCYTPIADPEAFREEHHLFCLENNILGRIIVSKEGLNGTISGLKEDCDKYMATMKADPRFAKTDFKIDESDNHAFAKLHVRTKSEIVHSGLLHIDPNVRTGVHLSPKEFKDMKDREDVVVLDVRSDYEYNVGRFKNAVTLDIENFRDFPAKVDELKEKYKDKKILTYCTGGIKCEKASAFLLEQGFENVYQLHGGIIKYGMEAGGEDFEGKCYVFDNRVAVDVNKVNPKVISRCYVCDTESDRMVNCANPVCNLHVPICEKCGWELEGACSAECKEHPEKRPYDGTGYYQKEMNGYNPLKGFNRRKKTDVSV from the coding sequence ATGAACAAACCATACAGCATTTTACTTTACTACTGCTATACACCAATAGCAGATCCTGAGGCCTTCCGTGAAGAGCATCACCTGTTTTGCCTGGAGAACAATATCCTGGGCCGTATTATCGTCTCTAAAGAAGGATTGAACGGTACGATCTCCGGCCTGAAAGAAGATTGCGACAAATACATGGCAACCATGAAAGCGGACCCGCGCTTTGCCAAAACCGACTTCAAAATAGATGAGTCGGATAACCATGCTTTTGCGAAACTACATGTGCGTACGAAATCTGAGATTGTGCACTCTGGCTTGCTGCACATCGACCCGAATGTACGTACAGGTGTGCACCTTTCGCCTAAAGAGTTTAAAGATATGAAAGACCGCGAAGATGTGGTGGTGCTGGATGTGCGCTCTGATTATGAGTACAACGTAGGTCGCTTTAAAAATGCGGTTACCCTAGATATTGAGAACTTCCGCGATTTTCCTGCTAAAGTAGACGAACTGAAAGAAAAGTATAAAGACAAGAAAATCCTGACTTATTGTACAGGCGGTATTAAATGCGAAAAAGCAAGTGCTTTCTTGTTGGAACAGGGCTTCGAAAATGTGTACCAGCTGCATGGCGGTATTATTAAGTACGGGATGGAAGCCGGTGGAGAAGACTTTGAGGGTAAATGCTATGTGTTTGATAACCGTGTGGCTGTAGATGTGAACAAGGTTAACCCTAAAGTGATTTCCAGGTGCTATGTATGCGATACAGAAAGCGATCGCATGGTAAACTGCGCTAATCCGGTGTGTAACCTGCACGTGCCCATCTGTGAAAAGTGTGGTTGGGAGCTGGAAGGAGCCTGTTCTGCAGAGTGTAAAGAGCATCCCGAGAAACGCCCTTACGATGGCACCGGCTACTATCAGAAAGAAATGAACGGGTACAATCCGTTGAAAGGGTTCAACCGTCGTAAGAAAACAGACGTATCTGTATAA
- a CDS encoding dihydrolipoamide acetyltransferase family protein yields MALVEMVMPKMGESIMEGTILKWLKQVGDTIEQDESVLEVATDKVDTEVPAIEGGVLKEVLVKEGDVVAVGAPIAIISTDGEATGESPSEKPAAEAAAPQVQETAGAQPEAASAPETTSATATAAKLDKPAAGRFYSPLVLNIAREEGIPMQELEYVPGTGNEGRVSKKDILAYVESRKTAPQQAAPQAQPATATQVQAAPQAPAVQASVAAAPAAKPASSYSGNAEIIEMDRMRKMIADRMVESKRISPHVTSFVEADVTSLVNWRNKHKDAYKKREGESLTFTPLFIDAIAKAIKDFPMINVSVDGSNIIRHKDINIGMAVALPSGNLIVPNIKNADQLNLNGLAKKVNDLANRARQNKLTPDDLSGGTYTVSNVGSFGNVMGTPIIMQPQVAIMAVGAIKKKPAVIETPEGDLIGIRHFMFLSHSYDHRVVDGSLGGMFVRRVADYLENFDPNTAI; encoded by the coding sequence ATGGCGCTTGTAGAAATGGTTATGCCCAAAATGGGCGAGAGTATCATGGAAGGTACGATTCTGAAATGGCTCAAACAAGTGGGTGACACCATTGAGCAGGACGAGTCGGTGCTGGAGGTAGCTACAGATAAAGTGGACACGGAAGTACCCGCTATTGAAGGTGGTGTACTAAAAGAAGTACTGGTAAAAGAAGGCGATGTTGTAGCGGTAGGCGCACCTATAGCCATCATCAGCACCGATGGGGAAGCTACGGGGGAAAGCCCGTCTGAAAAGCCTGCAGCTGAAGCCGCTGCTCCGCAAGTACAGGAAACAGCCGGTGCACAACCAGAAGCTGCTTCTGCTCCTGAAACTACTTCTGCTACAGCTACAGCAGCCAAATTAGATAAACCCGCAGCAGGGCGTTTCTATTCTCCGCTTGTGTTAAACATTGCCCGCGAAGAAGGCATTCCGATGCAGGAACTGGAGTATGTACCTGGTACTGGCAACGAAGGACGTGTTTCTAAAAAAGATATCCTGGCTTATGTAGAGAGCCGTAAAACTGCTCCACAACAGGCTGCACCTCAGGCTCAGCCTGCCACAGCAACGCAGGTACAGGCTGCCCCACAAGCACCGGCAGTTCAGGCATCGGTGGCGGCTGCACCTGCCGCCAAACCGGCAAGTTCCTACAGCGGGAACGCCGAGATTATCGAGATGGACCGCATGCGTAAGATGATTGCCGACCGTATGGTGGAAAGTAAGCGGATTTCGCCACACGTGACGTCTTTTGTGGAGGCCGATGTAACTAGCCTGGTGAACTGGAGAAACAAGCACAAAGATGCCTACAAGAAGCGCGAAGGCGAGAGCCTTACCTTTACACCGCTTTTCATTGATGCAATTGCCAAAGCCATCAAAGATTTCCCGATGATTAACGTGTCGGTAGACGGCAGCAACATTATCCGCCACAAAGACATTAACATTGGTATGGCCGTAGCGTTGCCAAGCGGCAACCTGATCGTGCCCAACATTAAAAATGCGGACCAATTGAACCTGAACGGGCTGGCTAAAAAGGTAAATGATCTGGCCAATCGTGCCCGCCAGAATAAACTTACCCCCGACGACCTTTCCGGCGGCACTTATACCGTGTCTAATGTCGGCTCTTTCGGCAACGTAATGGGGACACCAATTATCATGCAACCACAGGTAGCCATTATGGCAGTAGGGGCTATTAAAAAGAAACCGGCTGTTATCGAAACTCCGGAGGGTGATCTGATCGGCATCCGTCACTTCATGTTCCTGTCGCACTCCTACGACCACCGTGTAGTAGATGGTTCTTTAGGTGGTATGTTTGTGCGCAGAGTAGCTGATTACCTGGAAAATTTTGACCCGAACACAGCAATTTAA
- a CDS encoding DUF4197 domain-containing protein — protein sequence MKKLVYTSLVALALGASACTVADVQRTVDGVLAGTGGAVTREEVASGLRQALEVGIKKGADQASQTDGYYKNPLIRIPFPEDVKRVENTLRQVGLGNEVDRFILTLNRGAEDAAKSAVPIFVSAIKQMTIQDAWGILKGDKDAATQYLKRTTSEQLYNTFNPIVVKSLEKTNATRYYADIVNQYNKIPLVQKVNPDLDDYATQKAMDGLFQLVAQEEANIRENPIARTTELLRRVFTKENQS from the coding sequence ATGAAAAAACTGGTTTATACTTCTCTTGTGGCCCTTGCACTGGGTGCTTCTGCCTGTACTGTAGCCGATGTGCAGCGAACGGTTGATGGTGTTTTAGCAGGCACCGGCGGTGCTGTAACCCGCGAAGAGGTGGCCTCTGGTTTACGGCAGGCTTTGGAGGTGGGCATTAAGAAAGGAGCCGACCAGGCTTCACAAACAGATGGATATTATAAAAACCCGTTAATCAGGATTCCTTTTCCGGAGGATGTGAAGCGTGTGGAAAATACGTTAAGGCAGGTGGGCCTGGGAAACGAAGTGGACCGGTTTATCCTTACCCTGAACAGGGGAGCTGAAGATGCAGCCAAAAGCGCTGTGCCTATCTTTGTTAGCGCCATCAAGCAAATGACCATACAAGATGCCTGGGGAATTCTGAAAGGCGATAAAGATGCGGCTACGCAATACCTGAAGCGGACTACTTCGGAGCAACTGTATAACACGTTTAATCCGATAGTGGTAAAATCGCTGGAGAAGACGAACGCTACCCGGTACTATGCTGATATTGTAAACCAGTACAACAAGATTCCGCTGGTGCAAAAGGTAAACCCGGACCTGGACGATTATGCTACCCAGAAAGCAATGGATGGTTTGTTTCAGTTAGTGGCCCAGGAGGAGGCCAACATTCGTGAAAATCCTATTGCCCGAACCACTGAGTTGCTCCGCAGAGTGTTCACTAAAGAAAATCAGTCCTAG
- a CDS encoding nucleoside phosphorylase, protein MAIPASELIINPNGTIYHLNLLPEHISDKIITVGDPERVAKVSKYFDAIEVEVVKREFVTHTGYYKGKRLTVISTGMGTDNIDILMNELDALVNIDFITREPNQEKISLKIVRVGTSGSLQEDVPLGSHLVSQYAVGLDTLMEFYPLEQSDTELQIATALQQELGIGFRPYLVNGSISLLTDIGAGMILGNTLTCPGFYAPQGRVLRGGLRNAELLKKYNAFRAGDFRFTNFEMETAGYYSMGRLLGHEVLSVNAIVANRIEHTFAANADEVIDDLILKVLERI, encoded by the coding sequence ATGGCAATACCAGCATCAGAACTTATCATAAATCCTAACGGAACTATTTATCACCTAAACCTGCTGCCAGAGCATATTTCGGATAAGATTATTACAGTGGGTGATCCGGAGCGTGTGGCAAAAGTTAGCAAATATTTCGATGCCATTGAAGTAGAGGTTGTTAAGCGGGAGTTTGTAACGCATACAGGCTACTACAAAGGCAAGCGCCTGACGGTTATATCTACAGGCATGGGTACAGATAATATTGATATTCTTATGAACGAGCTGGATGCGCTGGTGAATATCGACTTTATAACCCGTGAGCCTAACCAGGAGAAAATTTCCCTGAAGATTGTGCGGGTTGGCACTTCCGGATCTTTACAGGAGGATGTGCCCCTGGGAAGCCATCTGGTGTCGCAATATGCCGTTGGCCTTGATACGCTGATGGAATTTTACCCGCTGGAGCAGAGCGATACCGAACTGCAGATCGCAACAGCCCTGCAGCAGGAGCTGGGCATTGGATTCAGGCCTTATCTTGTAAACGGTTCTATCAGCCTGCTGACAGATATAGGTGCAGGTATGATTTTAGGCAATACTTTAACCTGCCCAGGTTTTTACGCACCGCAGGGGCGTGTATTGCGTGGTGGTTTGCGCAATGCGGAGCTGCTGAAAAAGTATAATGCCTTTAGAGCAGGCGACTTCAGGTTTACGAATTTCGAGATGGAGACTGCTGGTTACTATAGTATGGGGCGCTTACTGGGGCATGAAGTACTTTCGGTAAATGCCATTGTAGCCAACCGGATAGAGCATACCTTTGCCGCTAATGCCGACGAAGTAATCGACGACCTGATTCTGAAGGTGCTGGAGCGAATATAG
- a CDS encoding competence/damage-inducible protein A, whose product MEAVNAEIITIGDEILYGQIVDTNSAWMGTELTKVGIRVKQITSISDSALAITTALDDARKRADVILITGGLGPTKDDLTKNVLTAYFRTELQLDQQSLDDVTAIFSRRSIAVSELNRQQAFLPAACTPVRNVLGTAPGMWFEEDGKIFVSMPGVPFEMQRMMTDTVLPKLKVYFKTPEIIHKVVQTIAIPESTLAERLEAWEVSLPPHIKLAYLPHLNGVRLRLTGQGTDANILNEELEQQVTALVKLIPDNIFAFGEIKLEEAIGLLLKEKQLTIATAESCTGGLLAHKFTSVPGSSAYFTGSVVAYHNDVKVQELHVKPETLQLHGAVSEETVKQMAENVRLKFKTDIGVATSGIAGPDGGTPEKPVGTIWIAYADKDKTIARLLNYNKNRLLNIEYTALAVLNLIRQSLAPTVEE is encoded by the coding sequence ATGGAAGCGGTAAACGCAGAAATTATCACCATAGGCGATGAAATTCTTTATGGCCAGATTGTAGATACTAATTCGGCCTGGATGGGCACAGAGCTCACCAAAGTTGGCATCCGGGTAAAACAGATAACTTCTATCTCCGACAGTGCTTTGGCCATAACCACTGCCCTGGATGATGCCCGGAAAAGAGCAGATGTGATTCTGATAACCGGTGGCTTAGGCCCTACCAAAGATGATCTCACCAAGAATGTGCTTACCGCATACTTTAGAACAGAACTACAGCTAGACCAGCAATCGCTCGACGATGTGACAGCCATTTTCAGCAGGCGCAGTATAGCAGTTAGCGAACTGAACCGCCAACAGGCTTTTTTACCTGCTGCCTGCACACCTGTACGCAATGTGTTGGGTACTGCCCCGGGCATGTGGTTTGAGGAAGATGGGAAGATATTTGTATCGATGCCAGGAGTGCCTTTCGAGATGCAGCGTATGATGACAGATACGGTACTGCCCAAGCTGAAGGTATACTTTAAAACACCTGAGATTATCCATAAAGTGGTACAAACCATTGCCATTCCGGAATCTACACTGGCAGAACGCCTGGAGGCCTGGGAAGTGAGCCTGCCGCCACACATTAAACTGGCTTACCTCCCGCACCTGAACGGGGTTAGATTAAGGCTGACAGGCCAGGGCACAGATGCCAACATACTGAACGAGGAACTGGAGCAGCAGGTAACAGCATTAGTCAAACTTATTCCTGATAATATATTTGCCTTTGGAGAAATTAAGCTGGAAGAAGCGATCGGACTGCTGCTAAAAGAAAAGCAGCTAACCATTGCCACTGCCGAAAGCTGCACCGGAGGACTGCTGGCCCATAAATTTACCAGCGTGCCCGGCAGTTCTGCTTACTTTACAGGAAGTGTTGTGGCCTATCATAATGATGTTAAAGTGCAGGAGCTGCACGTAAAGCCCGAAACGTTACAACTGCATGGCGCTGTAAGTGAAGAAACAGTAAAGCAGATGGCAGAAAATGTGCGCCTCAAGTTTAAAACTGATATTGGTGTAGCTACAAGTGGCATTGCCGGCCCTGATGGCGGAACGCCGGAAAAACCTGTTGGCACCATCTGGATTGCTTATGCCGATAAAGACAAAACCATTGCCAGACTCCTAAACTACAACAAGAACAGGTTGCTCAATATAGAGTATACAGCCCTGGCAGTGCTTAACCTCATCAGGCAAAGTTTGGCTCCAACCGTTGAGGAATAG
- a CDS encoding acyl-CoA reductase → MTLENRIEAFVKLGKQLQETTTEERKAMASIAFAKNPWFTEDNVFSALNGVILMLHEQYLREWLYPYHLKQVTPKKVGVVMPGNTPLVGFHDFLSVLISGHYLLAKLHADDDVLMRRLAGMLINIEPAFANQFAFVDMLKEADAIIATGSDNTAQSFAYYFSKRPHLIRKNRTSVGILTGHEDEEDLKAFGDDFFGYYGLGCRNISKVFVPEGYTFDKLFQANEKRKDVLDHHRYQNNYDYNKSILLVNQEPHFDNGFFLVTPSQQLVSPISVLFYETFSSLPDLRQKLEAVKDRIQCVVSAHGWFENSLPFGTTQIPMVWDYADNIDTLEFLQNL, encoded by the coding sequence ATGACATTAGAGAACAGGATTGAGGCTTTCGTTAAACTTGGAAAACAACTGCAGGAAACGACAACAGAAGAGCGCAAGGCGATGGCATCTATTGCTTTTGCGAAGAATCCCTGGTTTACCGAAGACAATGTTTTCTCTGCCTTAAATGGCGTTATTTTAATGCTGCATGAGCAATACCTACGTGAGTGGCTTTACCCTTACCACCTTAAACAGGTTACACCCAAAAAGGTTGGGGTTGTTATGCCCGGAAATACGCCTCTGGTTGGTTTTCATGATTTTCTTTCTGTTCTGATAAGCGGGCACTACCTGCTAGCGAAGCTACATGCCGACGATGATGTATTAATGCGCCGCCTGGCCGGCATGCTTATAAACATCGAGCCAGCCTTTGCAAATCAGTTTGCTTTTGTTGATATGCTGAAAGAAGCCGACGCCATTATTGCGACAGGCTCAGACAACACGGCCCAGTCTTTTGCCTATTACTTTTCTAAAAGACCTCATCTTATCCGGAAGAACCGCACCAGCGTGGGTATTTTAACCGGACACGAAGATGAAGAGGATCTGAAAGCTTTTGGCGACGACTTTTTCGGGTACTATGGTTTAGGCTGCCGCAACATATCAAAGGTGTTTGTACCGGAAGGCTATACGTTTGACAAGCTTTTTCAGGCTAACGAAAAGCGCAAAGACGTACTGGACCACCACCGGTATCAGAACAATTACGACTACAACAAATCTATTCTGCTTGTAAACCAGGAGCCGCATTTCGACAATGGCTTTTTCCTGGTAACACCAAGCCAGCAGCTGGTTTCGCCTATTTCTGTGCTGTTTTACGAAACATTCAGTTCGTTGCCAGACCTGCGCCAGAAACTGGAGGCCGTGAAAGATCGGATTCAGTGCGTTGTTTCAGCGCATGGCTGGTTTGAAAACAGCCTCCCTTTCGGCACTACACAAATACCCATGGTATGGGACTATGCTGACAATATAGACACGTTAGAATTCTTGCAAAATTTATAA